Within Pseudomonas sp. LBUM920, the genomic segment CACAGACTAGTCGATTAAGGCGCAGTCATTTGCTTTTCCGCCGACCGGTGGCGCCCAACGCCAATAGGCGCAGCTCGGCTTCGGCCAATACTGTGCGCTTGTCGACCTTGTCGAGCTTCTTCCAGGCGCGGATTTCGCGCTTGCTGCGGCCACAGCCGACGCAGATATCGTCGCTGAATTTGCAGATGCTGATGCACGGGTCTTTGGTGGAACTCATGTTTTCTCCCAGACAATCCAGACAATGGAGATCCAATGTGGCAAGGGGGCTTGCCCCGATGCAGTGTGTGAGCCTGCATTTTTGTCACTGGGGCACTGCTATCGGGGGCAAGCCCCCTCCCACATCGAAGTGCGTCAGTCTTCGAGTTGGCGGCGTTCGTTTTCGATGGCCTCGGCCAGCGCCCGGGCTTCGTCTTCCTCGTCGCTCAACGGCGGTTGTTCGAGGGCGGCGACGGCAGCCAGGAGTTTCTCGCGGGCTTCAGCCACGCCAAGGATGTCTTCCTCGGGCTCCGGTTCTGGCTCGGCTTCCGGTTCCAGTTCCGGTTCCGGTTCCGGTTCCGGTTCCGGTTCCGGTTCAACTTCGACCTCGGGCGCGGTTTCACCGTTCACCTGGGTTTGCGGTTCACTCGCACCGTCACGCAGCAAGTCGTCGAAGTCTGTCTTGAT encodes:
- a CDS encoding DUF1289 domain-containing protein; translated protein: MSSTKDPCISICKFSDDICVGCGRSKREIRAWKKLDKVDKRTVLAEAELRLLALGATGRRKSK